The following proteins are co-located in the Silene latifolia isolate original U9 population chromosome 1, ASM4854445v1, whole genome shotgun sequence genome:
- the LOC141586615 gene encoding transcription repressor OFP13-like has protein sequence MKICDISMRMKLIPFLSQSKSLDSKLNNNNSSTLWHIPTCGNLNTLSFRATNNNINTFYKDDNNFRTFNSAYLDTTPESFFTVSSSSRSFSTMSDDNSGDPIESVIQGLRSDRLFFEPQQSCSLVLDKQKPPEEQQDHVNEVVEDGWVYKESEAMCMESSNPCEDFRRSMEEMVEAHELKDWKGLEELLGCYLKINAKVNHGYIMAAFIDLLVNLSYISSSSSSNTTNTTLLSSLSSNNLICSSPSTPLSSILDHADDDHYCNHDDDT, from the exons atgaaaatttgtgataTTTCAAT GAGAATGAAACTCATACCTTTCCTCTCTCAATCAAAGAGTTTAGATTCAAAACTCAATAATAATAACTCTTCTACACTATGGCATATCCCTACTTGTGGCAACTTAAACACCCTTTCTTTTAGagctactaataataatattaatacttTCTATAAAGATGACAACAATTTTAGAACATTCAACTCTGCATATCTTGACACTACTCCTGAGTCATTCTTCACTGTTTCCTCTTCTTCTAGGAGCTTCTCTACTATGTCCGACGACAACTCGGGCGACCCGATTGAGTCCGTCATCCAAGGGTTGAGATCAGACCGCCTCTTCTTCGAGCCCCAGCAGAGTTGCTCATTAGTATTGGACAAACAGAAGCCTCCTGAGGAACAACAAGATCATGTAAACGAGGTCGTCGAAGACGGGTGGGTTTATAAGGAGAGTGAAGCAATGTGTATGGAATCAAGTAACCCATGTGAAGATTTTAGAAGGTCAATGGAGGAAATGGTAGAAGCACATGAGTTGAAAGATTGGAAAGGGTTAGAAGAGCTATTAGGATGTTACTTGAAGATTAATGCGAAAGTTAATCATGGTTATATTATGGCTGCTTTTATTGATTTGTTAGTTAATCTTTCTTATatttcatcatcatcttcttccaatACTACTAATACTACATTATTATCTTCACTTTCATCTAATAATTTAATTTGTTCTTCTCCATCTACTCCTCTTTCTTCCATTTTAGATCATGCTGATGATGATCATTATTGTAATCATGATGATGATACATAA